The genomic DNA ttgggtaGCAAAGAAAAAGGCATATATAAAAAAGGTAAAATGCAGTGAAGTACTATCAGCGTCTGATTCACAAACCAACACACTTGTTGATAGAAAAGCATGTGATATCACTAAGACGTAGAGTGTCTTTTTGAAGACACTCAGAACATTTAGTAAAAAACCTTGGCTTCTTTTCCACTTATATATCTGTACATTTTCCAACACTCTCTTTCTAGATTTTCTCTGACATTCAATATTAAAACTAGCCTTCTGGTCACATAAAACAAACCTAATTGTGTATAATAATAACAaccataatacattttattcggAGGTGCCTTTGTAACATGTAATATCATATTTTAGGAACTTAATTTTCTTTAATTACTTAGAAAAACAACCCTCCTTTCTTGTTCAGGAAACACTgtactttaataataatacactttatttatatagcacctttcacgcTTGACGcagcccaaagtgctttacagagtaTGACAAAAATCACAATAACAAACGAGGAAGATaattaaaatatgtaaaaacaacaacacattaAAACATGAACTACTAAAAATGATACTGCACTCTAGGTACTTTTAAAAGTGAAACATTGGAGGATCTAAGTGTCCTTGCAGGTTGATAAAATGAGGGACAGTCACTTAAATATGTTGGGGcaatagtgtagtgtagtgtagtgagCACCCACCTCTCATCACGGTCCTCACGGAGCGGACGAGGGTCATCAGCTGCACTTTGACCCCCGGTTCATCCCCAAAACCTCCAACACTCGTGTCTACTCCCCATCCAACTGAAGGAGGTTAAAACACACAGAGATATACAGAAGTGTCATTATAAAGAGGGAATAAAAACATGCTCTGACTGAGACAATTatatacatttacttaattacgctttcatcatTTTGTGTGACTTCATTTTTCGACTCTTCAACTGccaatttatatatatataaaatagatATTTCACAAAACTACAATATCTAAAAATACAGAGCCTTACCACTTTTAATACAAGTATACatcattttgtatttctttataaTCTCATTGTACTTATATTCTACTATATTGATGTTTCGTCTTCTTTTTCTTCAATGTTTGCTTTAATTCCCAatgaattaaatgtattattaacatACTGTTGTATAACTACTTTTAGTGAAGCAAAACATCTTCCAACACTACATCATAAgtgcttttacatttgatacttTAAGTATATGTTGAAGCTtgctaataatacatttatttttattttagtttAAGGAAGACTTTGAATGAAGGACTACTTTGCCTTGATCTGAATTCTAGCCTGAAAAGTCTaacaaaagtaaaataaaatcgTAGCAATTGTATTTAAACCTCTCCATCACACACTTTAAGTCATTCATCAGGGGCTGGTGTAATCACTCTAAAAACCGATACATACTTTAAGTTAATGTTCTAGCTGTCAGGTTACTAGCTAGTTAGCATTAGCTTAGCTTTTTTGAATTTCAACTGACATCTAACTGATAACGGACGGTTATAATCAAACTACTTCCACTTACTTTTACTCAGAAATCTTTCTTCGTGCAACACAGCGACAGCATTGACGCACAAAATGGCTGCTTGGATGAGAGAATATAAAGTAAAGGCCATGTTGTCTTCACAGGAAGCTAGCTATATGCTAACAGTATTTACATCTGACGTAgcctacggtggctgagagggtCAAACCGAGTGACAGCTTGCGCTTCTTACATATAATcataattattttattattaaattGAAGATATAAAATCAATAATAAGCAGTAACGTACGTACTGCAGTACAAGTAGTAACACCAGTGtggatttttttacattttgcattacatttgattATAGTAATGAGTCATTACAACAAGCGCTTTATTGTTTACTTTGTACTACATACTTCCGGGTTGCTTTTGATTATCACCAAAGATCAATTAAGTTCAACTTATAACTACAGTACACCACAATAAACTAGTTGTTGCTTATAATTTGGTTAAATGAAATTAATctgaatatttgaaatatgaGCTATTAAATAAATGTCGTACGTACATGTACTTCAAAATGTGTACTtttcttgagtaaatgtactttatatACTTCTCACCACAAACAATAAGGGCTAATTCATCAAAATACTAGTATGAGTACTTCAGGTACTTCAACTTtactaaaatatttttttatgcCACTTTCTTTTATTACTGCACTACAATAAAATGACAGATTTAAGCTTACaagttacattacaaattaagattttgacatttacaacatagagatctctgtaaatatatatttctaAATAGATTAAACAAACCAATTGTCTACACGTACAGCCTGAATCATTACTAGATTGGACAGAATATTAATTGGCATTTATATGGTATTACCTTGTTAAGTTTGCATACCATACATGTGCATAAAGTCATATGAATAAGTATTTATACTCATGTTATGTATATATTCTATAAGTAGGGGAAAAGTGAACTGTGTTACTACCCTGTCTTAATTGACTGAATATacaaacatatatatacacaattaagaaacacacacagaatcATGAGAATAAAAATCTTTATTAGTGTTTTATGAAGTCTGCATAATATGCCACACGCCTGAGAAGCTTAtggtcagaaaaaaaaaaaagaactgcTCTATCAATACGGCCCTCTACTGGTAAAACAACTGCGACATCTACTGTACTGACTGCTTTGCAAAAAGATTACTGTTaaatacacacatactgtactacTGTTATGTATATGTACGTCTGGTCCACGTTCAGGTTTTGtaatgtcattttttttttcacattcatATGTTGGAGGCCAAAGATAAAAACAATGTAACACTGGACCCTAACACACGGTTCAGTTCCCCAAAATCCAAACGCCACTAGGTGCACTTAAAGTACAATCACTAGTGCCGTAAGGTAAACACATGTACATCAAAAATAAGGGGGGAGAAAAGGGA from Pseudochaenichthys georgianus unplaced genomic scaffold, fPseGeo1.2 scaffold_1476_arrow_ctg1, whole genome shotgun sequence includes the following:
- the LOC117441095 gene encoding immediate early response 3-interacting protein 1, whose product is MAFTLYSLIQAAILCVNAVAVLHEERFLSKIGWGVDTSVGGFGDEPGVKVQLMTLVRSVRTVMRVPLIAVNAVCIVLLLLFG